A region of Lycium barbarum isolate Lr01 chromosome 1, ASM1917538v2, whole genome shotgun sequence DNA encodes the following proteins:
- the LOC132634092 gene encoding probable polygalacturonase isoform X2, whose translation MFQLQLLIAILTLSFTTQSYSSTSQLSIIQSHKPNPISISVIAFGASGNGIKYDTVPIQKTVNACSAAVSKHCHQCHVIFPPGKYLTATIFLKSGVVLDIHRKATILGGPKLEDYPKEQSRWYVVVAEDAVDVGITGGGEINGQGLKFVERFDEKKNVMVSWNHTGACLGDECRPRLVGFIGCRNVKVNHVKLIEPALWCLHLVRSDNTAIRDVTINGNFNSPNNDGIDVEDSNNTVITRCNINTGDDAICPKSSTGPVYNLTVTDCWIRTKSSAIKLGSASFHTFKNFLFDNITIVQSHRGLALQIRDGGNVSDLTFSNINMSTRYYHPSWWGRAEPIYVTTCPRDANSKAGSISNLLFVNITATSENGIFLSGSGGGVLGNLKFINMNLTYKRWTKFPDGLVDYRPGCQQLVKHQTAGFMMENINGLVVENVVMKWSNNESMRWHNPLDFRPSTVNNISLLNFYSRSYQQ comes from the exons ATGTTTCAACTTCAATTACTCATCGCAATCCTCACTTTATCATTCACTACCCAATCATACTCTTCCACGTCACAACTCTCCATTATCCAATCCCATAAACCCAACCCCATATCCATCTCTGTCATCGCTTTCGGCGCTTCCGGCAACGGCATCAAATACGACACCGTTCCTATCCAGAAAACCGTAAACGCATGCTCAGCAGCCGTATCCAAACACTGCCATCAATGCCACGTTATTTTCCCGCCAGGAAAGTACTTAACAGCCACAATATTCCTGAAATCCGGCGTCGTATTGGATATACATAGGAAAGCAACGATTTTAGGAGGACCGAAGTTGGAGGATTATCCCAAGGAGCAGAGCAG GTGGTATGTGGTGGTGGCGGAGGATGCGGTGGATGTGGGGATTACTGGAGGTGGAGAAATCAACGGACAGGGATTGAAGTTTGTAGAGAGATTTGATGAGAAGAAGAATGTGATGGTGAGTTGGAACCATACTGGAGCTTGCCTTGGGGATGAGTGTAGGCCAAGGTTGGTTGGGTTTATTGGCTGCCGGAATGTTAAGGTCAACCATGTCAAACTCATCGAACCTGCTCTCTGGTG TTTGCATCTTGTACGAAGTGATAACACAGCAATCCGTGATGTAACAATAAATGGAAACTTCAATTCACCCAACAATGATGGTATAGACGTAGAGGACTCTAACAATACAGTTATCACAAGATGCAACATCAATACAGGAGACGATGCTATCTGTCCAAAGTCATCAACTGGACCTGTTTACAACCTCACTGTAACAGACTGCTGGATTCGAACAAAATCTTCTGCCATCAAACTTGGAAGCGCTAGCTTTCACACGTTCAAGAATTTCTTGTTTGATAACATTACAATTGTTCAATCTCATAGAGGCCTTGCTCTACAAATTCGAGATGGAG GAAATGTTAGCGACCTGACCTTCTCAAACATAAACATGAGTACAAGATATTACCACCCATCATGGTGGGGAAGAGCAGAGCCTATCTATGTGACAACCTGTCCAAGAGACGCTAATTCAAAAGCAGGTTCAATTTCCAATTTGCTATTTGTCAACATCACAGCAACTTCTGAAAACGGCATCTTCTTATCGGGGTCAGGAGGTGGAGTCCTGGGCAATCTGAAGTTCATAAACATGAACCTGACATACAAGAGATGGACAAAGTTCCCGGATGGGTTGGTGGATTACAGGCCAGGATGCCAACAACTTGTAAAGCACCAAACTGCAGGATTCATGATGGAGAATATTAATGGTTTGGTTGTTGAAAATGTAGTCATGAAATGGTCCAATAATGAATCGATGAGGTGGCATAATCCTTTGGATTTCAGGCCATCAACTGTAAATAACATTTCTTTGCTCAATTTTTACTCCAGATCCTACCAACAATGA
- the LOC132634092 gene encoding probable polygalacturonase isoform X1, producing the protein MFQLQLLIAILTLSFTTQSYSSTSQLSIIQSHKPNPISISVIAFGASGNGIKYDTVPIQKTVNACSAAVSKHCHQCHVIFPPGKYLTATIFLKSGVVLDIHRKATILGGPKLEDYPKEQSRWYVVVAEDAVDVGITGGGEINGQGLKFVERFDEKKNVMVSWNHTGACLGDECRPRLVGFIGCRNVKVNHVKLIEPALWWCVLYNLWLWALWLNLHLVRSDNTAIRDVTINGNFNSPNNDGIDVEDSNNTVITRCNINTGDDAICPKSSTGPVYNLTVTDCWIRTKSSAIKLGSASFHTFKNFLFDNITIVQSHRGLALQIRDGGNVSDLTFSNINMSTRYYHPSWWGRAEPIYVTTCPRDANSKAGSISNLLFVNITATSENGIFLSGSGGGVLGNLKFINMNLTYKRWTKFPDGLVDYRPGCQQLVKHQTAGFMMENINGLVVENVVMKWSNNESMRWHNPLDFRPSTVNNISLLNFYSRSYQQ; encoded by the exons ATGTTTCAACTTCAATTACTCATCGCAATCCTCACTTTATCATTCACTACCCAATCATACTCTTCCACGTCACAACTCTCCATTATCCAATCCCATAAACCCAACCCCATATCCATCTCTGTCATCGCTTTCGGCGCTTCCGGCAACGGCATCAAATACGACACCGTTCCTATCCAGAAAACCGTAAACGCATGCTCAGCAGCCGTATCCAAACACTGCCATCAATGCCACGTTATTTTCCCGCCAGGAAAGTACTTAACAGCCACAATATTCCTGAAATCCGGCGTCGTATTGGATATACATAGGAAAGCAACGATTTTAGGAGGACCGAAGTTGGAGGATTATCCCAAGGAGCAGAGCAG GTGGTATGTGGTGGTGGCGGAGGATGCGGTGGATGTGGGGATTACTGGAGGTGGAGAAATCAACGGACAGGGATTGAAGTTTGTAGAGAGATTTGATGAGAAGAAGAATGTGATGGTGAGTTGGAACCATACTGGAGCTTGCCTTGGGGATGAGTGTAGGCCAAGGTTGGTTGGGTTTATTGGCTGCCGGAATGTTAAGGTCAACCATGTCAAACTCATCGAACCTGCTCTCTGGTGGTGCGTGCTCTATAACTTGTGGTTGTGGGCCCTATGGCTAAA TTTGCATCTTGTACGAAGTGATAACACAGCAATCCGTGATGTAACAATAAATGGAAACTTCAATTCACCCAACAATGATGGTATAGACGTAGAGGACTCTAACAATACAGTTATCACAAGATGCAACATCAATACAGGAGACGATGCTATCTGTCCAAAGTCATCAACTGGACCTGTTTACAACCTCACTGTAACAGACTGCTGGATTCGAACAAAATCTTCTGCCATCAAACTTGGAAGCGCTAGCTTTCACACGTTCAAGAATTTCTTGTTTGATAACATTACAATTGTTCAATCTCATAGAGGCCTTGCTCTACAAATTCGAGATGGAG GAAATGTTAGCGACCTGACCTTCTCAAACATAAACATGAGTACAAGATATTACCACCCATCATGGTGGGGAAGAGCAGAGCCTATCTATGTGACAACCTGTCCAAGAGACGCTAATTCAAAAGCAGGTTCAATTTCCAATTTGCTATTTGTCAACATCACAGCAACTTCTGAAAACGGCATCTTCTTATCGGGGTCAGGAGGTGGAGTCCTGGGCAATCTGAAGTTCATAAACATGAACCTGACATACAAGAGATGGACAAAGTTCCCGGATGGGTTGGTGGATTACAGGCCAGGATGCCAACAACTTGTAAAGCACCAAACTGCAGGATTCATGATGGAGAATATTAATGGTTTGGTTGTTGAAAATGTAGTCATGAAATGGTCCAATAATGAATCGATGAGGTGGCATAATCCTTTGGATTTCAGGCCATCAACTGTAAATAACATTTCTTTGCTCAATTTTTACTCCAGATCCTACCAACAATGA
- the LOC132610989 gene encoding peptidyl-prolyl cis-trans isomerase FKBP16-4, chloroplastic-like: MTSLTVIQEEERTKEEQKITDLEKEELLRSEEHIQRTEQGEVKDENDQEMKHTHIGFQKMETKFQIDLDQKCPICEHEDLPTAAFCLCDVAGATSTSRRALRGAKIPKSEYTTLLNGLKYYDLKVGTGAEAVKGSRVAVHYVAKWRNITFMTSRQGMGVGGGTPYGFDVGQSERGNVLKGLDLGVQGMRVGGQRLLIVPPELAYGKKGVQEIPPNATIEMDIELLSIKQSPFGTPVKVVEG; the protein is encoded by the exons ATGACCAGCTTAACAGTCATACAAGAAGAAGAAAGGACTAAAGAGGAGCAGAAGATTACTGATCTAGAGAAAGAAGAG CTTCTCAGATCTGAAGAACACATCCAACGGACTGAACAAGGTGAAGTAAAAGATGAAAATGATCAAGAAATGAAGCATACCCACATTGGATTTCAAAAGATGGAGACCAAATTTCAGATCGATCTTGACCAAAAATGTCCCATATGCGAACATGAAGATCTGCCAACTGCTGCTTTTTGTCTTTGTGATGTGGCTGGAGCTACTAGCACAAGTAGAAGAGCTCTTAGAGGAGCAAAAATACCAAAGAGCGAATACACAACCCTTCTTAATGGTCTAAAGTACTATGATTTGAAGGttggaactggagctgaagccgTGAAGGGATCTAGAGTTGC AGTCCACTATGTTGCTAAATGGAGGAACATCACATTCATGACAAGTAGACAAGGAATGGGAGTTGGTGGTGGAACACCTTATGGATTTGACGTTGGTCAATCAGAGAGGGGAAACGTCCTTAAAGGATTAGATCTCGGTGTTCAAGGGATGCGAGTAGGAGGACAGCGCTTGCTCATAGTTCCTCCTGAACTAGCTTATGGGAAAAAAGGCGTGCAGGAAATTCCTCCAAATGCAACAATTGAGATGGATATTGAACTGCTGTCTATTAAACAAAGCCCATTCGGAACTCCTGTAAAAGTTGTTGAAGGATAG